The following coding sequences are from one Passer domesticus isolate bPasDom1 chromosome 11, bPasDom1.hap1, whole genome shotgun sequence window:
- the LOC135278519 gene encoding ribosomal RNA processing protein 1 homolog codes for MLPFLLRKAVPDREEEMEVDTKIDMEEEMEIDGEDPGEEEMDVDEDDEEEMDVDVHEDEEMDVDMEESIEDMDID; via the exons atgctcccctttcttctgaggaag gctgtcccagacagagaggaggagatggaggtagataccaagattgatatggaggaggagatggaaatagacggagaagaccctggagaggaagagatggatgtggatgaggatgatgaagaagaGATGGACGTGGATGTGCATGAGGacgaagagatggatgtggatatggaagagtccattgaggacatggatattgattaa